One window from the genome of Streptomyces cadmiisoli encodes:
- a CDS encoding DUF456 domain-containing protein, protein MGVWELLLAGLVLLLGLCGVLVPGVPGSWLVWAAVLWWALQDPRPATWYLCVGATVALFLSQVVRWALPPRRLRQSGATPRMAVYAGTGAVLGFVLVPVIGAIPGFMGGIYLSERLRLGRSGEARAALRTAMRSGGSSVLAELFTCLLITGAWLVVVVRG, encoded by the coding sequence ATGGGAGTCTGGGAGCTCCTGCTGGCCGGACTGGTCCTCCTGCTCGGCCTGTGCGGAGTGCTGGTACCCGGCGTGCCGGGGTCGTGGCTCGTGTGGGCCGCCGTTCTGTGGTGGGCGTTGCAGGATCCGCGTCCGGCCACGTGGTACCTGTGCGTGGGTGCCACCGTCGCGCTGTTCCTGTCGCAGGTGGTGCGCTGGGCGCTGCCGCCCCGCCGGCTGCGGCAGAGCGGGGCCACCCCCCGGATGGCGGTGTACGCCGGAACCGGCGCGGTCCTCGGCTTCGTCCTGGTCCCGGTGATCGGCGCGATCCCGGGGTTCATGGGCGGCATCTACCTGTCCGAACGGCTGCGCCTCGGCCGTTCGGGCGAGGCCCGGGCCGCGCTGCGCACGGCGATGCGCTCGGGCGGCTCCAGTGTGCTGGCGGAGCTGTTCACCTGCCTGCTGATCACGGGGGCCTGGCTGGTGGTGGTCGTCCGTGGCTGA
- a CDS encoding methylated-DNA--[protein]-cysteine S-methyltransferase: protein MSTPTHWTAVDGPLGELLLTADPDGTLTSLSVPGQKGGRSVRDDWRHDPGLFREAAGQLAAYFAGDLETFSLPTRTDGTPFRRRVWSAVDALPYGATTTYGEIAARIGAPRAAVRAVGGAIGANPLLIVRPCHRVIGADGSLTGYAGGLDRKVRLLTLEGVPLPAPAAR from the coding sequence ATGAGTACCCCCACGCACTGGACCGCCGTCGACGGCCCGCTCGGCGAACTGCTGCTGACCGCCGACCCGGACGGCACGCTGACCTCCCTGTCCGTGCCGGGCCAGAAGGGCGGCCGCAGCGTCCGGGACGACTGGCGGCACGACCCCGGCCTGTTCCGGGAGGCCGCCGGCCAACTCGCCGCGTACTTCGCCGGCGACCTGGAGACGTTCTCCCTGCCGACGCGCACCGACGGCACCCCGTTCCGCCGGCGGGTGTGGAGCGCCGTCGACGCGCTGCCGTACGGCGCGACCACCACCTACGGCGAGATCGCGGCCCGGATCGGCGCTCCGCGAGCCGCCGTGCGCGCCGTCGGCGGCGCGATCGGCGCCAACCCCCTGCTCATCGTCCGCCCCTGCCACCGGGTGATCGGCGCCGACGGCTCACTGACCGGCTACGCGGGCGGCCTGGACCGCAAGGTGCGGCTGCTCACGCTGGAGGGCGTGCCGCTCCCCGCGCCCGCCGCCCGATAG